tcaggatgaaactcagagatctttagaagaatctggtgagaatcatggtcaatctagaaatgttaccctgcgtagatcgcaaagatatagatctcaaccggaaaggtacttaggtattttgacgaacgagatctatgacgttctattacttgaaagtgatgaacctgcgacttacaaacaagctatgacgagccctagctccaagcaatggcaagaagccatacaatctgaattagactccatgtctgaaaaccaagtatgggatttggtcgatttgccagatggctaccaagccattggaagcaaatgggttttcaaactgaaaaaggacaaggatgggaaacttgaagttttcaaagctagattggttgcaaaaggttacaggcaagtccacggtgtggattacgatgaaactttttcaccagttgcaatgctaaagtctattcggataatgttagcaatcgctgcatattacgattacgaaatatggcagatggatgtcaaaactgctttcttaaacggcgttttaacagaaactgtgtttatgacacagcctgaaggttttgaggatccaaagaatgctaaaaaggtatgcaagctaaagaagtcaatctacggattgaagcaggcatccaggagctggaatatacgttttgatgaagcagtcagtgactttggtttcatcaagaacgtagacgaatcttgtgtatacaagaaggtcagtgggagcaaaattgctttcctagtattatatgtcgacgacatattacttatcggaaatgacattcctatgttgaactctgtcaagatttggcttgggaaacgtttttcgatgaaagatctaggagaagcacagtacatattgggcatcaagatttacagagatagatctaaaaagatgattggacttagtcaaagcacttatatcaataaggtgcttgataggttcaagatggcagactccaagcgaggctacctacccatgtctcatggaataactctaagcaagactcagtgcccaaaaacacttgatgagcgtagacgaatgaatgggattccatatgcatcattgattggttcaataatgtatgctatgatatgtacacgcccggatgttgcgtacgcactcagtgctacgagcagataccagtcagacccaggagaggcgcattggactgctgccaagaatattctgaagtacctgaaaaggctcaaagatgacttcctggtctatggtggagatgatgaattaattgttaaaggctatacggacgcaagtttccaaaccgacaaagatgatttcaaatcacaatctgggtttgtcttctgcctcaacggaggtgcagtaagctagaaaagtgctaagcaaagcaccattgcggattctacaactgaagcggagtacattgttgcacatgaagcagcaaaggaagctatatggctaaggaagttcataggtgaacttggtgtagtcccctccattaaaggaccaatagccctgtattgtgataataacggagctattgcacaggcaaaggagcctagacaccaccagagagtcaagcatgtacttcgtagatttcaccttctacgagagttcgttgaaagaaaagaagtcgagataaacaagattggaactgatgaaaacatatcagatccattgactaaacctctgccgcaggcgaagcacaactcgcacactgcagctatgggaatcaagcatattggagaatggctttgatatccctgtttaatgttttaaagttttagagtttaaatctttgtaaaacattattggttaatcattcacaataaatgaaaagaattcatttttccatttaatttgtggtttattaaatgatgagtcccttcaatttgatgatatattcaagatagactgtcaggaccagtcctgtgactaagaaatgtctatcaagtgaacttgaatgtcaaaggttgaaaatggtccctagtcggagttttctataaaattggacgcatagaaaacgttagacgattagaatgcaagatgactagtagttctgtttcttgaactatgtggacatggcaatgtcataatcatttgcatagatacttactttgggaagactagtatcggacaagacctatgaaactttactgtaagagatgaaaatctgtcataagtaaatttcattaaaattattagacactaaatcctcaatacctgagtgatttgagattacttgtttgagaactggttgctttgacgttgaccaaccgtcgcaccgtaaaaggaggctataaaggcaacgctcaggtaatcacctatcaaacgaagtctaatctcaagatcgcaagattgggattgtcctcccataaatcgggatgagatgcttaaaagttgtacaaggccactcggagagctagaaactgtgaaatgcatggccgtgctcggatgaatcataggctatgattatctgtttatttgatcagttgaactctgaaaccgaggaacacctctggacataataaggatgacaactcttaccttatgttcaagagcaagcatcgagcgacaaaggaattaggaaatgcacacttgtccctaaggacaagtgggagactgaaggaaatagtgcccttggtccaagtatgcatataatattaagtctaataaatgcggttcagtattaattaacaagttaataattcagtgagatcaagtgagctgaatgcctgactagaggccgcttcagttcaagtggaattaattatattaatccacagcttactcttgactgaacccgtagggtcacacaaatagtacgtaaacggatcaagtatttaatggcattaaatactccatctatggatattcggaatcgacggatcttggtttcagtgggagctgagatcgtcacaggcatgaatgaatactccggaaacgatgatattgccggaaacggaaatatggatcgtatcggaaatataaatattatccaagtcgtagatgttgccggaaacggaaacatggtacgtatcggaaaatattatcggaaatggaaatattgccggaatcggaaatattgccggaaacggaaatattgtcagaatcggaaatattatcggaatcggaaaataattccggaaacggaaatattaaatatttgttcgaaacggaaattaattccggaatcggaaatattaaatgttgttcgtatcggaaatgaattccggaatcgggaatttaatcggaagcgtatcgtacgaattagcatcggacgaggcccgctagacgaaggcccagcacgaagccaggccatcgcccagcgagccgcacacagcaacgcacgcctcgaccaggcccagcgcaaggccaggcccagccaagggcgcgcgcgcgcgcagcaccgcacatgggctgtgcgcttgtcgtgggctgcaaggcctgcgcgggtgcacggcttgtacgatgcgtgtgcgggaaatcctaatcctattaggattcgtgcgaagattaaaatcctaatcctattagatttgctttgttatttagaatcctaataaagttctaattaacaaatcctcatcctagtaggattacaattccttttccatacctctataaataagggcctagggtcattatttgtatacacgattcaattattcaaagttatttttgagagcaaaaattcagtcatataattgcctacaatagccgaaaattctaagtaccttaagggcgattctagttggtcaagcttaaggcggatccggacgtgctgtggactatctacggagggacgacatttggagtcctaaagacttgttcttgttcggttcgagcgcagctagggaaggcacgcaacaaagtgtatgcatctaaactatgctaaatgattatgtgtaaataatatgctttcctggctttatggtttttccgcatgatttatgaattgtcatatgtatcataacctaataaaCTGTGGTTGTGACAATTGTTGTTGGGGTTGCGGATTCTAAACATTGTTGCCCCgatatgagaaatttggatgattccTCCAAAGCGGATTATATGAGTTGGAATATGGGTCATTAGGTTGCCTCTGTTGAAAAACATTCACTTTCTCTATTTGCGTATGTAGTATCCTGCGAACTATAAGAGAACTCGTGACTTAAGTGACCTTCGATGCCACATACTTCGCAATAAGAAGTTGTCACTGGAGCTACACTAGAAATAGTATTGATACTCATTGGGGGAGTACCAAACTGAGGAGCCTTCAAGTAATCAATCTTTAAGTTCAAGGTTGCCACTTGTGAGGACAATAGAGAATAAGCATCAACGTTCGTCTTGCCCCTGTTAGATGTGAATCTGGTGGTGCTATAGTGATTGGCAACAAAATAGGCAAGGAAATCATAACATGCATCCACTTTTTTGTCAAGATAAACAACCTCAGCAGCAGAATCAACCAtgttctttgtttcatctttgcaaaccatggtagaaaatttgaaccaagaaccatttttcaatattaAGATGCGGACACGACCGCTGCAATGCCTTGAATCTATCGCAGGCTTCTCGAAGTGACTCTCCAGGTTCTTGCGTGAATGTAGTCAACTTGTGCCTTGTTTCAGCAGTCATGGTAGGTGGAAATAATTCTTCcagaaaggcctgtgaaatagcactccactctgtctccttgacattgttcaaccatgtttgaGCCTTATCACAAaggctaaaaccaaacaacataactttcaattggtcttgagtCACACTTTGATGCATGATAGTACCACACAATTGGTTGAACCTTTGCAGATGGTTAGTGGGCTCCTTAGATGGATGACCACCGTACCATGGAGATTAGAGCgagcttgatctcaaagttgattGCCTCAATAGTTGGCATTGTGAGCCCATTCGGAACACTGCTCGAGGAAGGCACCCTATATGATTTCAGGGATTTAGACATCGTGTGACTCGATGGAGTTTGTAAGTCTTGGGACCCTGACTGCTTCTTCTTCTGTTGTTTCTTTTTTAGTTGTCGAAGGGTCTTACCAAGATCGGGACCGGAAGGAACCAAGGTACCCGTTCTTGCatacctgggcataaacaacaaaCGAGGAAAACACAGTGAgatttgcctcaattggaactaaaagttccaatgagacaatggaaacagctcaaataatcaaactaaaacaaatagaatatattTCTCTTCCCGacaacggcgccaaaaacttgatgaattaaaaagtgataccgcaagtgcacgacGTCTGTTATTAgaagatacttagcaaatacgggtcgatcctacaaggagacaagttctatgtgtttttgcccaattatataAACTGTTTTAATAAATGAAAGTTGATTTTTGATTATTAACTAAtaaaactaaagcaataatgtaaatgagaatttatcaatgaattaaaggtctagggcatacgTTAGGTCCACCAttcttataccaatccaagaacataAATCAATTCGAAAATAAATAGACTAGGCtaagtaattaaagtacatgttaatcctacggtcgggtcttaacactttcaatccaacATATTCAGTATGATCGCTAACATagaattgccaattgcaccaagcctctaaaaatacgatctttcgattctaatttctattagctagataatcaattcaCGATATTGTCCaattacatgaatcaacaattaagaaaaaatcaattggaattactcaagcataatctataaattaacaaactttaatgcataatAATCacggtataaacatggcttctcTCACCTAGCCCTAGAAAATGACTACTCCCTCATAGCTAAATTAACaaacatgaaatatgaaataatgACGGAACTCATGATGAACAATAATAAGAAACAATAATTCAAAGCAAGAAGAATTCTGAAAATACCTCTATATTGATCAATGGAATGAAACGTACTAGGGTTCAATAATATGAAGAGAGAAAATAGTAATAAGCGTTTAAAAGAATTCTAGGAAAAATAAAATTGGGAAATATATTAATTCCCTTAAGTatttaaagtttttattttctcaaataaaataaaaaaataaataagaaaataaaaatagaagtcgtcaatgattggtcgatggaacGATGACGTGGCAATGAAACCCGAGCACGACGGAACCGCCTAGGCCACGCACAAGGCGCAAGAgttggcgaggcatgggcagcgagggatctcgcgtaccatccctcgctggcctgcCGAGATGTATAGCAAGACAAAGCAAAGCAGCGAGCCAGCGAGGGAGTTATCGAGCCATCCCTCGTTGGTCTGTTTGTGTGCATAGCAAGCAACGATGAAGCAATGGGGCATCGAGGGAGCTAGTGAGCCATCCCTCGTTGGTCTGTGTGTGTGCATAGCAAGCAACGATGAAGCAATggggcagcgagggagctagtgagccatccctcgctggtcTGTGTGTGTGCATAGCAAACAACGATGAAGCAATATggggcagcgagggagctagtgagccatccctcgctggtcTGTGTGTGTGCATAGCAAGCAACGATGAAGCAATGGGGCAGCGAGGCAACAAGGGatctagcgagccatccctcgctggcctggTGATACGCAGCAATTCACGATGAAGCAGCGAGGCACAACGAGAGATGCAGTGATCCATCGAGGGACCTTGCGAGGCCATGCACAAGCGATACAGCGAACTAATCGTCCGGATTGACATAATCGTCCCCTGAAAGCTCAATTCTCCGATCAAACACTTCGTTTTTTACTCAAACCATCCGACGACCATTCGatccacctccaaacactccgaaagcacccaaatgattgtagaatcacctgaaatatcaagGAAACCCAAACGGAGCGTAACAGATTAGAATAACGACGAGTTATGCAATTATGACTTTAAATGCAACTAATATGAGccaaaaataccctatacaaatatgattcatcaaacCACCACTCCAATAAACTCTTTTTtactttgattaaaatatttttctcatcttcgtttttctatttatttattactctCTTCCCCCACTTGccttaatatttttattaaattcaacTGTATTTCCTTAATACATGTGACGGTCAACATGCGACTCTTGATAAAATAGGAAGGAAATATATTCACTCTTGAGTTTCGTATAAACCAAATAAAACCATGATAGACGACCTTCCAATGTTTATTTCCAACAAAAGTGGCTGTTGGGTTCCCCATATAAGTTATAAACTTATAACGCATGCATTCTAACAACAATTCCCGATGATAATTAAACATCCCATACTCAAGCACACTTCCGTTATATAGGTAAACAATCTCATCTGATTTTATatcaaatcaaccaaattcTGTGTCTTTTGCCAATACACTTCTATAGACCAACCAATTAAGCTTAATGGATAAATCATCAGAAAGTGTTCGAGACTGGAGCAGTCTCCCTGGTGAAATCCTTTCCCTAATTCTTGATTGCCTAAACGACACCATAACTGATTGTCTTAGGCTTCGTGGCGTCTGCCCCTCTTGGCGTTCCTCTCTTTCTCCTATCATACTTCCTGATCTTCAGTTCCCTTTCGAGGAGGTTCTCCCTTTACTTGCATGGATAGCCGGCCCCTTATTTGACGCTTGGACAATGGTCAGCATCAAGCAGAGTACATTTTACCTCATTTCTTCCCCGAACAAAGAAAATAGCACTACTAGTGTTTGGCTCACCCGTGTTGAAGAAACGTTACGCACCAACCTTCCTAACATAGGGAAAGTCCAGAATCCAATATGGTGCGACGACGATGTTAAAATGCTGGAGCTCAAAGCCACGGTAAACTTGTTAGACTATAGAATTTTTGAAGTTGCTATGTCAATAAGACATTCTCATATTATTGATGGTTTAATGTTTGAAAATAAGATGGTTATGCTCCCGTTCCGTAAATCAAGGGCCACAGGCACAGCTgataatttctttcttttttctctcaTTATTGGTAATTTAACAGTGTTTAAGTTTGAAGCAGTTGGAACTTTTTTATTCTCAAGGTTTGTAGTAGGAAATTATACTGATATAATTGCTTACGAGGGCAAATTTTATGCTACTAATTTGACTGGTAGGCTTGTTTCAATCGATCCCATGACTCTCACTCTCGAGATGGGCCAGGTGGTCGAAGTCATTGGCTCTCAATGGGAGGAGGCTTGTAATGAATGTTCCTACATGGTGATATCTTGTGGGAGATTGTACCTGGTTAACAAAGTAAGAAATACTCGCAAAAAAGGGAACCGGTTTGAGCTTAAGGTATTTGTTTTGGGTAATTTGATTTCATCGAATGGAAAACTCCACTATTTTTGGGACCCTGTCACAACTTTAGGGGATCAAGTGTTCTTTGTAAGCAATTTCGAGAGCTTCTCTCTATCAGCTCAAGAAATCGGTTGGGGTCGAGGAAATTGCATATTTTTCACCAACAATGAATATGGAAGTTCTGAATCTCGTCGacaaaggaagaagaaaaggtCTGAATCAGCCAACAGTAACATGTATAAATATTTTTGTGGACTCTATAGCTTGGAAGACGGTAGGTTTTTCACCATAAACTCTTTGCCTGCCGAGTACACCAACATTTTCTGGCCAGTCCCAAGTTGGCTGTCCCAAAACTAGCTATTCAGAGCAATGAATTGTTCATTAATTTTCAGAATTCATAAGTTCATAAGACTGGTTGTCCTTCATTTGAACTAGCTAGAATTGTTCATTAATTTTCAGAATTCATAAGTTCATAAGACTGGTTGTCCTTCATTTGAACTAGCTAGACATTGTTGGACAAGATCATAAGACTGTTGTTTATTTTTTGTGCTTTTAGTTTAGTCAGAGCATGTAGTTTAATTTTTGAAAGTTTGTCTTTTGTCCAATCAAAGTTATGAATTCCAATCGGAtgaaatttgtatgttttcttGAAATTAAATCTCAGATCATGGTTCTCGAATTTGTTTCACGTGTCCCAATATGAttagaataatttcaaatcagaTATTTGTATAACTTGTCTACTTTCTCCTAAGTTCTAGTGACGGTGTTATTCCTCATTcacataaataaatttatacttAAGCTAGCCGGTTACTTCCAAATATCCATTGAATTCCTTCACCATTCATATCTAGTTAATACCAAAATGCCCATAAGAGAAATAGGGAGGATGAATTTGCTGAGAACATAGAGATTAGACAAATCTCCCTAGAGATATCTTGCTCGAGATTCACCAACGCCTTGACGATAAGACCATAAACAAGTTTGAACTTCGAAGGATTCGTTCCGTTTGCAGTTCGTGGCGCTCGTCTCTCTTACATCTAGCATCATCATCAACTACTTTTCATTGATTTTCTCTTAGGACGATGATAAAGAttgcaagttgcgacaatatttagttatcgcaatcttatgtgtcggagtttaattggtacatataggcatCACGTAGGTTACAcgtcatcaattttttttaatatgaaaatatataaataggGTAGTCGatacaaaaaacgaaataaatatttattatatttatagtaaatatatatttcctttaatcttgtaaattaccaattaaaaaataaaaattacttgtataatctaataatatattttgtgtcattaaaaaatacatcaatttaattttaaaaaagtacatcaatttaatttaaaaaaattacatcaatttaatttaaataatacaCCATAGTCTGCATTTACAATACtatcaacataaataataaaccATCAACTTCTAAGTAATGATGAAAGTATAATATTGATGATACTAGTTCATTCCTTAGGCTATTATGAATGTTCGAGGAAGATATGAAAAGGGTAACTAATGGCAAAGTTTAATTTCCAAAATCCACCATGTGCTAGAGGATTTTTGAATCTATATTGGATATACCACTATAGAATAATATATGTGCATAAAGCGTAATTTCAGGAaataatttcctaacatctatcacatgatcacatgcataacaataacaTGAATCAGATTATAGatgaaagaataatcacctttgtagcgtgttctctCGTTCGTATGCGAgtttcgaagatcttagagccccacttgttgctcctctacgtactcagtccacaagcacgaattgaatcctACGTATGCTAGTACGAAAGAAAACGATCAAAATCAGTCTCTTGCTTTATATGGGAAGAACGGCGTTTAGAAAATGAGAGTTAGggttttgtgtttttctttttgtgGCAAAATAGTAACTTTAGTTGGTATACCACTGCAAGAAAATGATGCAAATAAAGACGCAATCACTTCGACACTTCGGTTAAGAGTCGATGGGAGATCGTGGGGTGGATTATTTTATTTCACAAATTGCGACTCTCTAAGCAGGCGAAATAAATATCAGCGCTTTAAAGCGTCTATATGTTACAGAATAAACACGTGTCGCGCATAGGTCAATCCATAGCCCGCTCTTCCAATTTTTCACACCgcctaaaattttcataaatCCCGCTTTTAAACTCCCACCTACCACGACACCCTCAACTACTCAAAAACTAACTGCTCGTGAAAGTTGCTGCTACTAGTCATCGGATCACTCGGTCTTCTTCAGCACAAACGAATCCCTAATTTATCTTTCTTCAGTTATTTAGAAATCCTTGAGGCCACATTTCTCTCATCCCTCAAACAAATATCTCAATAAATCGGAAATCGAAATTGATAGTTTTTCCAATTCGACtttccaaacaaattaaaatcgCAGGAGAAATTGTTTTGTTGCAAAGGGTTTTGGATGcaccattctttggatttttcaAGTATGTTGCTTAAAATCGATGCCGATCAATTCTGTcaggttttccctttttcattcAATTTAGTTTTGGTGCTGgagaattaatttattttctacagatttataattttttctagaCAATTCAACAAATTATTTTAATGTCTATTAGTTAATTGTTAGCCTCCGTTGTTATTGTGTTAGTTTAATTTTCATGTtctcatttaattaattttccgtGCAAGTCTAATTCTTAAATGAACAATCAGAGGTTTGGTTGGAAAATATTGTAATTATTCAATGAGAAATCAGAGGGTTGGttggcatttttttttttgagtagaAGTACTACTTTTGAGTGTTGATGGTAATCTTTCTTTGAGGAAGcatgtatttctagtttagcaGAATTATGTCATGGGGTTGGGTTGTGTGGAAATTCAGGTTGTCAAGCTCAATATTAGTGAATGTCATTTATGTTGGTCTTGGTAAGGCTGAATTGCATAACTTctagattttaaaatgtattCGCACTATTCCATTTAACCGTCTACTTAAATGGGGCTTAGTTTAGGAGCAAAGTCTATTGCAAATTCAGTATTTTAGTTTCTTCACCTGCTAAAGTTGAGATTTGGTAATTTTTATCAAATCCGaaagtttattattttatattctcATATGATAATATCATCCAAGTTGAATTGGGGAAGATAATCTACCATCCTGGCAACTTCCAACTTGCGTTTTATACGCATTATTTTCTTCTCATTTCAGCAAAATTTCTTTAAGGCTCGAATTTCGATAAGGTAAATTGATTTTCTTCTGAAGTAAAATTTAGAGAAACAACTTTGATAACCAGATAAACTGACTAGGTAATTTCATTCATTTATTTAGTTATTGTTTATGCAACTATACCATCCCACCATTGTTGTTCTGTATATGTGGATATGCCAAGCAATTGTTTTCAAGTAAATTCAGAAGACACATTCACTTATTGTTATTTCACCTTACtttcaaccatggtgcgatattttcgaAACGAAGAAAGTATAACATTTTAAAACAAGAAAGCTTGTATTTCACTTGTCACCCacttattttaaaatataaatagcTCAACCTTCttaaatttttaattgaaaTCTTTTAAATATTCATATAGGCCGGCTAAGATACTTGGTGTACGAGTAATAACAATATTACTCGTACACCGCACAAGCTAAAACTACTACTTTcgtttcataaagatctttacagttactatttgaataaatattaagacaaaagtagaaaaattaatgtggataaagtaagagaaatgtgaaaaatggtgggtgggtgtaagaaaaaaaatgaataaaataagataaaattaGTGGAAAATTGAAATATCGTGGAGTTAAAagggtaaggtagtaaattttcatgttcaaaaatagaataaagcaaagtgtaaagaacatatGAActagactaaaacggaaagtgtaaagatcattttgaaacagaggtagtagaACTCTAGCTGTATTTAATTGTCACTTTCGAAATATTTGAACCACATAATAGTATTATAAGAATGTCATATACAAGTTATTGGTTAGAAAGAAAATTTCAGATATCAATTGAAGTTGGCATGAATTGTTAAGAGTCTCTTACTCCTTAACCAAGCTAGGTCTCGAGTTTGAGCCTTGGATATGGAAAAAACTTCAATTGGGAGgaatgctgcccatcgaggtacccattcAAACTCCCGCGAGGAATTAGTCCACTCGCCAAATGTAATATCAGCGTTATTTTTGTATATATTAACCTAACTTAAACGGCATGCGCATTGCTCACTtttgaagtactccgtataatccAAGATAGTGCCCTATCAATTTAAATTCCTGGATCCGCCACTGTGCAGAAATAGGAAAAATATCTCATGAGGGAGACCACTCAGTCCCTTTTATTCCATATTTGTTTGTCCATTTTGTTTGGATGGTTTTCTTCAAGTGGATTAGATTTGGATACTTCAAATGGAGAAGTGAAATTCGGCTTGCTTATACTTTCTATGTTTCAAAAAATTACAGCACTTTGATTAACACTTTTTTCGGGACGCCACTTTGCCATAAATGTCGCaaattattcttttttttaaaaaaaaattctttaagTAGATTAACTTTGGATACTTGGAATGGAGACGTTACTTGTACATAGATGGAACATTGAGTACTTGTTGGTGTAAATGAACTGTTCTGAGAACTTCAACAGACGAGGGGCCGGGAATGATATCATTGGGAACTGTTGTTAGAATGCATTGCATTATACGAAGTGGAGTAACTTATATGAGGAACCTTCATTGCATTATACGAAGTGGAGTAACTTATATGAGGAACCTAACAGCCACTTTTGTTGGAAAAGAACAATCTATCTATAATTTTATATACGtagtgtttgggctcccaattgaatatcaattggacCACTAaatccaaagcccaatggctcaaaacaacaacatcaaacccactacacTCCAAAAAGCTATTCATCTATCAACCAAGGCTCATGGCCCAATAACAATAAATGActtatgggcatttattatgcaaacactataaataagccgccaaggctcacacctcaaggtacgtccaatttattgccttaatactactctctagagaacttctctctctagaatccgagaaatgttcttacttaggcatcggaggggctttcctcggaaacacccccgaggttAGTAACTTTGtctttgtgcaggtgaattcggacactactcattcaagcta
This Spinacia oleracea cultivar Varoflay chromosome 6, BTI_SOV_V1, whole genome shotgun sequence DNA region includes the following protein-coding sequences:
- the LOC110798654 gene encoding F-box protein SKIP23-like, which codes for MDKSSESVRDWSSLPGEILSLILDCLNDTITDCLRLRGVCPSWRSSLSPIILPDLQFPFEEVLPLLAWIAGPLFDAWTMVSIKQSTFYLISSPNKENSTTSVWLTRVEETLRTNLPNIGKVQNPIWCDDDVKMLELKATVNLLDYRIFEVAMSIRHSHIIDGLMFENKMVMLPFRKSRATGTADNFFLFSLIIGNLTVFKFEAVGTFLFSRFVVGNYTDIIAYEGKFYATNLTGRLVSIDPMTLTLEMGQVVEVIGSQWEEACNECSYMVISCGRLYLVNKVRNTRKKGNRFELKVFVLGNLISSNGKLHYFWDPVTTLGDQVFFVSNFESFSLSAQEIGWGRGNCIFFTNNEYGSSESRRQRKKKRSESANSNMYKYFCGLYSLEDGRFFTINSLPAEYTNIFWPVPSWLSQN